A single window of Hyla sarda isolate aHylSar1 chromosome 2, aHylSar1.hap1, whole genome shotgun sequence DNA harbors:
- the LOC130356764 gene encoding transcription initiation factor TFIID subunit 4-like has protein sequence MERMEFSQPGPSSATNPADAVQELYVRLLEKAEAAGGEEWLRRCLSLSLTGESSSAVAGEAPSLGAASGTASPGPEVAPSPVSDVGVARAGSDAGAVPVTGGDPGPVPAAPVVERRSKRQASRQRKRYAPTVASGGRGPGDRGRQSGQRRRDGRGHQSVATQRQPAAVGGSSVGPAAPTPPARDASAGSSALRRSAPPLGAGRELVSFHPPVNPGSLPPVLPVADTSAEPAMGECSNAGHSAQAGMDALNNLPGSQLLSGMAALFNMLAAIPGNNTGAVKANAGQSCAAAWVNPPTASGGDPARSSSVSSQLSSASVLDVANSVVSATNESPVSVVATVTNPSVSKQDVASVSSVSNIPVMSQSVPEICLKEAITCEVSPLGYHLALSVKEKNLER, from the exons ATGGAGAGAATGGAGTTCAGTCAGCCCGGACCCAGCTCGGCCACTAATCCAGCAGACGCCGTACAAGAGCTGTATGTGCGGCTGCTGGAGAAAGCGGAGGCAGCCGGGGGAGAGGAATGGCTCCGTAGATGCCTGAGCCTGTCACTCACCGGTGAAAGCAGCAGCGCGGTTGCCGGAGAAGCGCCATCCCTGGGAGCAGCGTCGGGGACGGCGAGTCCTGGGCCGGAAGTCGCTCCGTCGCCGGTGTCTGACGTCGGCGTCGCAAGGGCCGGAAGTGACGCTGGGGCGGTGCCGGTGACCGGAGGTGACCCAGGGCCTGTTCCGGCGGCGCCCGTAGTGGAGCGGCGTTCAAAGAGGCAGGCCAGCCGGCAGAGGAAGCGCTATGCCCCGACCGTGGCCAGCGGGGGCAGAGGACCGGGAGACAGGGGTCGGCAGAGCGGACAGAGGCGTCGGGATGGACGGG GTCACCAGTCAGTAGCTACCCAGCGGCAGCCTGCGGCGGTAGGGGGTTCTTCAGTTGGTCCAGCAGCTCCCACCCCCCCGGCCCGTGATGCCAGTGCGGGTTCCTCTGCATTGCGCAGGTCTGCCCCCCCTTTGGGCGCTGGCAGGGAGCTGGTCTCCTTTCACCCCCCTGTGAATCCTGGATCTCTGCCTCCTGTACTTCCAGTGGCTGATACATCTGCTGAGCCGGCCATGGGTGAGTGCAGCAATGCGGGTCACAGTGCTCAGGCTGGGATGGATGCTTTAAATAACTTGCCAGGTAGTCAATTGTTATCTGGGATGGCGGCTTTATTTAATATGTTGGCTGCCATTCCGGGTAATAATACCGGGGCTGTAAAGGCTAATGCTGGGCAGTCATGCGCCGCAGCCTGGGTTAATCCACCCACAGCTAGTGGGGGGGATCCTGCGAGGTCTAGTTCCGTTTCCTCTCAGCTGTCTAGTGCATCTGTCTTGGATGTTGCTAACTCAGTCGTGTCTGCTACTAATGAGAGTCCTGTTAGTGTGGTTGCCACGGTTACTAATCCTTCTGTTTCCAAACAGGATGTTGCGTCAGTCTCGTCTGTTTCTAATATTCCTGTGATGTCCCAATCTGTCCCGGAGATTTGTTTGAAAGAAGCGATTACATGTGAGGTGTCGCCACTAGGGTACCATTTAGCGTtatctgtaaaagaaaaaaatttggaaaGGTGA